Proteins found in one Sporosarcina jeotgali genomic segment:
- a CDS encoding peptide ABC transporter substrate-binding protein, with protein sequence MKKWIKFVLFTALIAVLAACTANEDAGKKPEAETGGKDSKDNKPAAEKVLYLNNGEEPTSFDPSVGFNAVSWSALNNLMEGLTRLSEDHLAEEASAEKIDVSEDGLTYTFTIRDGAKWSNGDPLTANDFLFAWQHMLDPETASPAAFLAYFIEGAEDYNNGEGTVEDIGIEAPDEKTFVVKLTAPNEAFLNIITNPSFFPINEKVATDNPKWFTEADSFVSNGPFKLASWDHDVKFVFEKNENYWDADKVKLDKVNWEMVSESTTAYQMYQSDELDSTDVPSEIAEDLKDNPEVKMEDQAGLYFFRFNTSMEPFTNKKIRRAFGEAVNQEDIVEFVTKNGEKPAHGFVTYGFIGPDGKEFRESAGDLVSFNPEEAKKLLEEGMKEEGYTELPKVTLTYSTSDSHQKIAVALQSMFKENLGVDIELQNVEAGVFLADQKEFKYQFSRSSFLHDYADPVNALESFITDSSMNRTTWSNPEYDQLIEKIKNETDENTRWSLLQDADKMLMDEMPVIPLYYYNQSTLEKPGVTGILRHPVGYLDLKYADKE encoded by the coding sequence TTGAAGAAGTGGATCAAATTTGTCTTATTTACTGCACTAATCGCAGTACTCGCAGCTTGTACGGCAAACGAAGACGCAGGCAAGAAGCCGGAAGCCGAAACAGGGGGTAAAGACAGCAAGGATAACAAGCCTGCAGCAGAAAAAGTTCTCTACTTGAACAACGGTGAAGAACCAACGTCGTTTGACCCGTCCGTCGGCTTTAACGCAGTTTCTTGGAGTGCGCTTAACAACTTAATGGAAGGACTCACTCGTTTGTCAGAAGATCATTTGGCAGAAGAAGCTTCTGCGGAAAAAATTGATGTATCTGAAGACGGATTGACGTACACATTCACAATCCGCGACGGCGCAAAGTGGTCAAACGGAGATCCGCTCACAGCAAACGACTTCTTATTTGCATGGCAGCATATGCTTGACCCGGAAACAGCATCTCCTGCGGCATTCCTTGCATACTTTATTGAAGGCGCAGAGGACTACAACAACGGTGAAGGCACTGTTGAAGACATTGGAATCGAAGCACCTGATGAGAAAACATTTGTCGTAAAACTGACTGCTCCAAACGAAGCGTTCTTGAATATCATTACCAACCCAAGCTTCTTCCCAATCAATGAAAAAGTTGCGACAGACAACCCGAAATGGTTTACAGAAGCCGACTCTTTCGTTTCCAATGGACCGTTTAAACTGGCTTCATGGGATCATGACGTAAAGTTCGTCTTTGAAAAGAACGAAAACTATTGGGATGCAGACAAAGTGAAGCTCGACAAAGTGAACTGGGAAATGGTGAGTGAGTCAACAACGGCTTACCAAATGTATCAGTCTGATGAGCTAGACAGCACGGATGTACCATCTGAAATTGCAGAAGATTTGAAAGACAATCCAGAAGTTAAAATGGAAGACCAGGCTGGACTTTACTTCTTCCGATTCAACACATCTATGGAACCCTTTACAAACAAAAAAATCCGCAGAGCGTTTGGTGAAGCGGTTAATCAAGAGGATATAGTAGAATTTGTTACGAAAAACGGAGAAAAGCCTGCACATGGTTTTGTTACTTACGGATTCATTGGTCCGGATGGCAAAGAGTTCCGTGAGTCTGCAGGAGACTTAGTTTCATTTAATCCTGAAGAAGCTAAGAAATTGCTAGAAGAAGGTATGAAAGAAGAAGGCTATACAGAACTTCCAAAAGTAACGTTAACGTATTCAACAAGTGATTCTCATCAAAAAATTGCAGTTGCGTTGCAATCGATGTTTAAAGAAAATCTTGGTGTCGATATCGAGTTGCAAAACGTAGAAGCCGGAGTATTCCTTGCAGATCAGAAAGAATTTAAGTATCAGTTCTCACGTTCTTCGTTCTTGCATGACTACGCAGACCCTGTCAATGCGCTGGAAAGTTTCATTACAGATTCATCGATGAACCGTACAACTTGGTCAAATCCTGAATATGATCAGCTAATCGAAAAGATTAAAAACGAAACAGATGAAAACACTCGTTGGAGTTTGTTACAAGATGCAGACAAGATGCTTATGGACGAAATGCCGGTCATTCCACTTTACTACTACAATCAATCAACATTAGAAAAGCCTGGTGTTACAGGGATTCTACGTCACCCAGTCGGCTATCTCGACCTGAAATACGCTGACAAAGAATAA
- a CDS encoding ABC transporter ATP-binding protein: MLSVRDLEVSFKTFGGEVQAIRGVSFDLYKGETLAVVGESGCGKSVTANTIMGLIPQPPGRIRNGKVLFKNRDLTKLNKRALRDIQGVDISMIFQDPMTALNPTLKIGEQLIEGLRTHHKVSRTEAKRKAVEMLSLVGISNPEERLKQYPHQFSGGMRQRIVIAIALICEPELLIADEPTTALDVTIQAQILELFDEIQRKTGVGIILITHDLGVVAKIADRIAVMYAGKIIEIGNKREIFYNPQHPYTQGLLNSVPRLDLQEEELKPIEGTPPDLFAPPEGCPFAARCPFAMEVCDRVYPATTQLTSQHTVDCWLQDPRAQAVLS; this comes from the coding sequence ATGCTCTCTGTTCGTGACTTGGAAGTTTCCTTCAAAACATTTGGAGGGGAAGTACAGGCAATCCGCGGTGTTTCGTTCGATTTATACAAAGGGGAAACCCTTGCAGTCGTTGGAGAATCAGGCTGCGGAAAAAGTGTGACAGCAAACACGATAATGGGTCTTATCCCGCAACCGCCAGGGAGAATTCGGAATGGGAAGGTCCTATTCAAAAATCGGGACTTAACCAAACTGAACAAAAGAGCGCTGCGTGACATTCAAGGCGTAGATATCTCGATGATCTTCCAGGATCCGATGACTGCCCTGAATCCAACATTGAAAATTGGAGAGCAGCTAATAGAAGGATTACGAACGCATCATAAGGTGTCACGTACTGAAGCAAAGAGAAAAGCAGTGGAAATGCTCAGCCTAGTCGGGATTTCCAATCCGGAAGAGCGTCTTAAACAATACCCTCACCAATTTTCAGGCGGAATGCGGCAGCGAATTGTTATTGCAATTGCTCTGATCTGTGAACCTGAATTACTTATCGCGGACGAACCGACAACTGCATTGGATGTCACAATCCAAGCACAAATTCTGGAATTGTTTGATGAAATCCAACGTAAAACCGGCGTAGGGATTATTCTCATCACTCACGATCTTGGCGTTGTCGCGAAAATTGCAGATCGCATTGCCGTCATGTATGCAGGGAAAATCATTGAAATCGGGAATAAGCGGGAGATTTTCTACAACCCGCAGCACCCATATACGCAAGGCCTTCTAAACTCAGTGCCGCGGCTCGATCTGCAAGAAGAAGAGTTAAAACCGATTGAAGGTACACCGCCAGACTTATTCGCCCCGCCAGAAGGATGTCCATTTGCAGCGAGATGTCCTTTTGCTATGGAAGTGTGTGACCGCGTTTACCCAGCAACTACCCAGCTCACCAGCCAGCATACCGTAGACTGCTGGCTCCAAGACCCGCGAGCACAAGCGGTATTGTCTTGA
- a CDS encoding ABC transporter permease translates to MVAKDPRVSIPDEWFRKKGEDHEKAEAVVRPSLSYWKDAWRRLRKNKLAMGGLVFLVLLTLLAIFGPVFSPYEVTATDLRNQNMAPSAAHWFGTDEMGRDVFTRTWYGARISLFVGVMAALIDFFIGIVYGGVSGYKGGRTDSFMMRIIEILYGLPHLLVVILLMVVMGPSLTTIIVALTITGWVGMARIVRGQVLQIKNFEFVTASKSFGARTPRIIRKNLLPNTMGPIIVQMTLTVPSAIFAEAFLSFLGLGIQAPYASWGVMANDALPVILSGDWWRLFFPAFFISITMFAFNVLGDGMQDALDPKLRG, encoded by the coding sequence ATGGTAGCCAAAGACCCGAGAGTCTCCATACCCGATGAGTGGTTTCGGAAAAAAGGAGAAGATCATGAAAAGGCAGAGGCCGTGGTGCGTCCATCCCTTTCTTATTGGAAAGATGCTTGGAGACGATTAAGGAAAAATAAGCTTGCAATGGGCGGATTAGTATTTTTAGTTCTCCTCACACTTCTTGCAATATTCGGTCCTGTATTCTCACCTTACGAAGTAACAGCAACAGATTTACGAAACCAAAACATGGCACCCAGTGCAGCACATTGGTTTGGAACGGATGAAATGGGCAGGGATGTCTTTACAAGAACTTGGTATGGCGCCCGAATTTCATTGTTTGTAGGTGTAATGGCGGCGCTTATCGACTTTTTCATTGGAATCGTTTATGGAGGCGTCAGCGGCTATAAAGGCGGCCGTACGGATTCATTCATGATGCGGATCATTGAAATTCTTTATGGACTCCCGCATTTACTCGTTGTTATTTTGTTAATGGTTGTAATGGGTCCAAGCCTGACAACCATCATTGTTGCACTGACGATTACGGGATGGGTAGGAATGGCCCGAATTGTTCGCGGCCAGGTACTGCAAATTAAAAACTTTGAGTTCGTAACCGCATCAAAGTCATTTGGTGCACGAACACCTCGGATTATACGTAAAAACCTGCTTCCGAACACAATGGGTCCAATCATTGTTCAAATGACACTTACTGTACCTAGCGCGATCTTTGCAGAAGCTTTTCTGAGCTTTCTCGGCCTTGGTATTCAGGCGCCATATGCAAGTTGGGGGGTAATGGCGAATGACGCTCTCCCGGTAATTCTATCTGGTGACTGGTGGCGATTATTCTTCCCAGCCTTCTTCATCTCGATTACGATGTTTGCATTTAACGTACTAGGAGATGGGATGCAGGATGCGCTCGATCCGAAATTGAGGGGGTAA
- a CDS encoding ABC transporter permease: MPLYILKRFIMMIVTVLIIATLTFVLMRAIPGSPFDEERTSNPTIQANLEKFYKLDQPMPIQYLNYLKSIVTFDYGPSIKKPNESVNTLLARGFPISFELGMATIIVAVISGIILGTFAALRHNGIIDYGAMTFAVVGISIPNFVLATLLIQQVAVNWHILPPATWSSPKHMILPVIALATGPTAIIARLTRASMLEVLTQDYIKMARAKGLTPFRIVARHALRNALMPVVTIMGTMLAGILTGTFVIEKIFAIPGMGKYFVESINNRDYPVIMGSTVFYSAFLVFMLFLVDIVYGFLDPRIKLHKKEGEV, from the coding sequence GTGCCGCTATACATATTGAAGCGTTTCATCATGATGATTGTCACCGTTTTAATAATTGCCACGCTTACATTTGTGCTCATGCGGGCGATCCCAGGTTCACCGTTTGATGAAGAGCGCACGTCCAATCCGACCATCCAAGCGAACTTGGAGAAGTTTTATAAGTTGGATCAGCCGATGCCGATTCAATACTTGAACTACTTGAAATCTATTGTGACATTCGACTATGGTCCCTCCATAAAAAAGCCGAATGAATCTGTAAATACGTTACTTGCACGAGGATTCCCGATTTCCTTTGAACTAGGGATGGCAACAATTATAGTTGCTGTCATTTCTGGAATTATTCTCGGTACGTTTGCTGCACTTCGGCATAATGGAATCATCGATTATGGAGCCATGACCTTCGCGGTAGTAGGGATATCCATTCCGAACTTTGTGTTAGCAACACTTCTCATTCAGCAAGTCGCAGTGAACTGGCATATCCTGCCTCCAGCTACCTGGAGCAGTCCGAAACATATGATTCTGCCAGTGATTGCACTCGCTACAGGACCGACGGCTATTATTGCACGTCTCACCCGTGCCAGCATGTTGGAAGTCTTGACCCAGGACTACATTAAAATGGCGCGTGCAAAAGGATTAACCCCTTTTCGAATTGTAGCGAGGCATGCGCTTAGGAATGCGCTTATGCCTGTAGTTACCATCATGGGAACGATGCTTGCGGGGATTTTGACAGGGACGTTTGTTATTGAAAAAATCTTTGCAATCCCTGGTATGGGAAAGTACTTCGTAGAGAGCATTAACAATCGAGATTATCCAGTCATTATGGGATCTACCGTATTTTACAGTGCATTTTTAGTGTTCATGCTGTTTTTAGTGGATATCGTATACGGATTCTTAGATCCGCGCATTAAGCTTCACAAAAAGGAAGGTGAAGTGTAA
- a CDS encoding M55 family metallopeptidase → MKLFISVDMEGITGLPDESFVDSHRHNYERARRIMTEEANAIASSAFEAGVQEVLVNDSHSKMNNLLVEEMHPDVELITGEVKPLSMVQSLDESYTGAVFAGYHARAGQPGVMSHTMIFGVRNIFINDAVIGELGFNAYVAGHFDVPVLLVAGDDGACREAEALIPGVVTAAVKQSISRSSVRTLHPQKAQALLKEKMAEALEKRNEIKPLKAPDNPTMRIEFTNYGEAEWAAMMPGCVLEEGTTIVRYEAKDIVEAYRAMLVMTELAMQTKFC, encoded by the coding sequence ATGAAATTATTTATTTCCGTTGACATGGAAGGTATTACGGGTTTGCCAGACGAGTCGTTTGTTGACTCTCACCGGCATAATTATGAGCGTGCCAGACGTATTATGACAGAGGAAGCAAATGCAATTGCGTCATCAGCATTTGAAGCAGGTGTACAAGAAGTACTAGTAAATGATAGTCATTCAAAAATGAATAACTTACTAGTTGAAGAGATGCATCCAGACGTTGAGTTAATAACCGGAGAGGTGAAACCGCTTTCAATGGTTCAGTCTTTGGACGAATCTTATACAGGTGCTGTTTTTGCGGGGTATCACGCGCGTGCGGGACAACCTGGAGTCATGAGTCACACGATGATCTTTGGGGTTCGCAACATTTTTATCAATGATGCAGTTATCGGAGAACTGGGGTTCAATGCCTATGTTGCCGGTCATTTTGATGTACCAGTCCTGTTAGTAGCAGGTGACGATGGTGCGTGCCGTGAAGCGGAAGCACTCATCCCTGGAGTCGTAACAGCTGCAGTGAAACAGTCCATTTCCCGTTCATCCGTCCGGACATTGCATCCTCAAAAGGCGCAGGCGCTGCTGAAAGAAAAAATGGCAGAAGCACTTGAAAAACGTAACGAGATTAAACCGCTCAAAGCACCTGATAACCCCACTATGCGTATCGAATTTACGAATTATGGAGAAGCGGAGTGGGCCGCTATGATGCCAGGGTGTGTACTGGAAGAAGGAACGACAATTGTTCGTTACGAGGCAAAAGATATTGTTGAAGCATACCGTGCAATGCTTGTCATGACGGAGCTCGCGATGCAAACGAAGTTTTGTTAA
- a CDS encoding MJ1477/TM1410 family putative glycoside hydrolase, with translation MNKRLLIGGMAALSILLLFAAYFRLNDGQPTWVYQLQDASIERIAQLPVSYAVIDATKDGQERYSIKDITTLRDKGINPISYLSIGEASSYLPYWQPEWGSKQKGVLTVTDSAPEWAGNVANPDWPESVKVRYWNPEWQQYMFEELKKIQDAGFSGVYLDIIDAYVYWGDPTTYEEGGEQSVPFDPVSEKEAAERMISFVRTLSAVAKERDPDFLIIPQNGEELLQFDKGSYLDAVDGIGVEDIWFNGNEKNPSDEIEARLKWLRQFTEADKPVFSVDYAKGRFSINRYYRACRNEKFYCFAAAPDRSLSSIKAFD, from the coding sequence GTGAACAAGCGGCTGTTAATCGGAGGTATGGCTGCACTGTCAATTTTGCTTCTGTTCGCTGCTTATTTCCGTCTCAATGATGGACAACCTACATGGGTCTATCAACTTCAGGATGCTTCTATCGAAAGAATCGCACAGCTTCCCGTTTCCTATGCGGTGATCGATGCAACAAAAGACGGCCAAGAAAGATACAGCATAAAAGACATTACAACCCTGCGAGACAAAGGAATAAACCCAATTTCTTATTTAAGCATCGGAGAAGCAAGCAGTTACCTCCCCTACTGGCAACCAGAATGGGGATCCAAGCAAAAAGGAGTGTTAACGGTCACCGATTCTGCCCCTGAATGGGCAGGCAACGTCGCAAATCCCGATTGGCCGGAAAGTGTGAAAGTACGTTATTGGAATCCGGAATGGCAACAATATATGTTTGAGGAATTGAAAAAAATTCAAGACGCAGGGTTTAGCGGGGTATACTTAGACATCATTGATGCTTACGTTTACTGGGGAGATCCCACTACGTACGAAGAAGGCGGCGAACAATCAGTGCCGTTTGATCCTGTATCCGAAAAAGAAGCAGCAGAACGCATGATTTCTTTCGTCCGGACACTATCTGCCGTTGCGAAGGAACGTGATCCTGATTTCCTGATTATCCCTCAGAACGGTGAAGAATTATTGCAATTTGATAAGGGATCCTATCTGGATGCAGTGGATGGAATCGGTGTAGAGGACATTTGGTTCAATGGAAATGAAAAGAACCCTTCAGACGAAATTGAAGCGCGACTTAAGTGGCTGCGGCAGTTTACCGAAGCAGATAAACCTGTATTTTCAGTTGACTATGCAAAAGGCCGTTTCTCCATCAATCGATATTATAGAGCTTGCAGAAACGAAAAGTTTTACTGCTTTGCAGCTGCCCCGGATCGATCACTTTCTTCTATTAAAGCATTTGACTAG
- a CDS encoding MFS transporter, with protein MATAKKKIHYAWWTLVALCIIVGLAKGALNNSAGLFIPGATKELDILTGNLTLYFSISSIITMIFLPIGGKILAKYDIRTVLITAIILQAGAFIAFGFSNSVWGWYIFSIPLAVGGVFTTVIVGPVLVNQWFKKKNGMALGIIGASGGLLGAIAQPIVGHTIANEGWRTGYISLGIAIIIIVVPTVLLLIRKSPQAIGLTPYGAELDSALGDNGMKNDSDKGVTLAIARKSSAFYSLFLFFLLITSIASFSIHIPSYIQSRGYDVGFAGNVMGAYMIGVLLGALVLGYLVDKIGSRNTVYLAMVLAIIAVLVLLFAANSKLALTLATGLFGFTVSNSVGTLAPAMTTSLFGSREYSQIYSTASLGLAIAGIIALPAYGYIFDFTGSYTPVLYVVLVLLILNIILVTYAFEGKKKLQKDGHWN; from the coding sequence ATGGCGACAGCTAAGAAGAAAATCCACTACGCTTGGTGGACGCTTGTAGCACTTTGTATTATTGTTGGTCTTGCAAAGGGTGCATTAAATAACTCTGCAGGACTATTCATACCTGGAGCTACAAAAGAGTTAGACATTTTGACTGGAAACTTGACACTATATTTCAGCATTTCTTCAATTATAACAATGATTTTCCTTCCTATCGGTGGTAAAATTCTGGCAAAATATGATATTCGTACAGTATTAATCACCGCGATTATTTTACAAGCGGGTGCATTTATTGCCTTTGGTTTCAGTAACTCAGTATGGGGCTGGTACATTTTCTCTATTCCATTAGCAGTAGGCGGGGTCTTTACAACGGTTATCGTAGGACCTGTTCTAGTTAACCAATGGTTTAAAAAGAAAAACGGAATGGCACTTGGTATTATTGGAGCATCCGGCGGCTTACTTGGTGCAATCGCCCAACCGATTGTTGGTCATACGATTGCAAACGAGGGATGGCGTACTGGTTATATTTCACTCGGAATAGCAATTATTATAATTGTAGTTCCTACCGTACTTCTACTAATTCGCAAATCTCCACAGGCTATTGGTTTAACACCCTATGGAGCAGAACTAGATTCAGCGTTAGGCGATAACGGCATGAAAAATGATTCTGATAAAGGGGTCACGCTTGCAATAGCACGTAAGTCTTCTGCATTCTACTCTTTATTCTTGTTCTTCTTGCTCATAACATCTATCGCCAGTTTCTCCATCCATATCCCTTCTTACATCCAATCTCGCGGATATGATGTAGGATTCGCAGGTAATGTCATGGGTGCTTATATGATTGGTGTTCTTTTAGGTGCTTTGGTTCTTGGTTATCTCGTCGATAAAATAGGCTCTCGAAATACTGTCTATTTGGCTATGGTGCTAGCAATCATCGCTGTTTTAGTACTTTTATTTGCTGCGAATAGTAAGTTAGCACTTACTCTTGCAACAGGATTGTTCGGATTTACTGTGTCCAACTCCGTCGGTACTCTTGCTCCCGCAATGACTACTAGTCTATTCGGCAGCCGTGAGTATAGTCAAATCTACTCTACTGCATCGCTTGGACTAGCGATTGCCGGGATAATAGCACTTCCAGCGTACGGATATATCTTTGACTTCACTGGCAGCTACACACCAGTATTATACGTAGTCTTAGTACTCCTCATTTTAAATATTATTCTTGTGACATACGCGTTTGAAGGCAAGAAAAAGCTTCAAAAAGATGGTCACTGGAACTAA
- a CDS encoding P1 family peptidase, with amino-acid sequence MSKQQPMKVRARGIQIGTLSTGENNCITDVANVRVGHVTLDEPLENGEYAATGVTAILPHSGNPFREKVAAASYVINGFGKTTGLIQLDELGVLESPIMLTNTFGVPAVTEGALRWLLDQTPEIGDTTGTVNIVTGECNDSRLNSIRELSVTADHAGQAIKKASAHPSEEGAVGAGKGMVCFGYKGGIGTSSRVIHTKQSNESFTIGCLVLSNFGKREEFESSRYIKGASDTQPNAPKPADGSIMIVLATDAPLDHRQLKRVAKRAGIGLARTGSHYSNGSGDIVIAFSTAHKFPHEKSASLECVHLLRDSDPALNELFQATAEVTEEAILNSLSQAVETTGRKGLTVYPAPFS; translated from the coding sequence ATGTCGAAGCAACAACCAATGAAAGTCAGAGCACGCGGTATTCAGATCGGCACACTTTCCACGGGTGAAAACAACTGTATTACAGACGTAGCCAATGTACGGGTTGGCCACGTAACTCTCGATGAACCGTTGGAGAATGGAGAGTATGCTGCAACAGGGGTCACTGCGATTTTGCCCCATTCAGGGAATCCTTTTCGAGAAAAAGTAGCAGCAGCAAGTTATGTGATTAACGGATTCGGTAAGACGACAGGACTCATTCAGTTAGATGAACTTGGAGTTCTGGAGTCACCAATCATGTTGACAAATACATTCGGTGTTCCAGCTGTAACTGAAGGAGCCCTTAGGTGGCTGCTCGATCAGACGCCAGAAATCGGTGACACAACAGGGACTGTTAACATTGTTACTGGAGAGTGCAATGACAGTCGGCTTAACTCCATTAGAGAACTGTCTGTTACAGCCGATCATGCCGGGCAGGCAATCAAAAAAGCATCCGCACACCCGTCAGAAGAAGGGGCAGTGGGTGCTGGAAAAGGCATGGTTTGCTTTGGTTATAAAGGCGGAATCGGGACATCTTCACGCGTGATTCACACAAAACAATCTAACGAATCGTTTACGATAGGCTGCTTGGTACTAAGCAACTTTGGCAAGCGGGAAGAATTCGAAAGCTCCCGATATATAAAAGGCGCTTCTGACACGCAGCCTAATGCGCCAAAGCCTGCCGACGGGTCTATCATGATCGTCCTGGCAACAGATGCGCCTTTGGATCATCGTCAATTAAAACGAGTAGCAAAACGTGCGGGAATCGGACTCGCTAGAACTGGCAGTCATTACAGCAATGGAAGCGGAGATATCGTAATTGCATTTTCAACTGCTCACAAATTCCCGCATGAGAAATCGGCCTCTTTAGAATGTGTTCACTTACTTCGGGATAGTGATCCTGCATTGAATGAGCTATTCCAAGCAACAGCTGAAGTTACGGAAGAAGCCATCTTAAATTCGCTGTCCCAAGCGGTTGAAACGACAGGGAGGAAGGGCTTAACGGTCTATCCAGCACCATTTTCTTAA
- a CDS encoding LamB/YcsF family protein translates to MTVHIDINCDLGESFGAYTIGNDEEVMKYITSANIACGFHAGDPNTMHATIDLASQHNVAIGAHPGLPDLNGFGRREMNLTQREIYDLMVYQIGALQGFLKAAGVPLHHVKPHGALYNMAANNEAAAEAIARAVAAVSPEAILYGLSGSALIHAGESQGLLTASEVFADRTYESDLSLTPRNQRGAVIQDYNLVITQVMNMVNDGTVRTGIQQETPILAETICIHGDHEQSLAFVKRMSNDLKLKGISVTKAGDFIHRMY, encoded by the coding sequence ATGACTGTACATATAGACATCAACTGTGACTTAGGAGAAAGTTTCGGCGCCTACACGATCGGAAATGATGAGGAAGTCATGAAGTACATTACATCAGCGAATATCGCCTGCGGTTTTCATGCAGGTGATCCAAATACAATGCATGCAACGATTGATCTTGCCTCCCAGCATAATGTTGCGATTGGTGCTCACCCCGGGTTGCCGGATTTAAATGGGTTTGGAAGACGGGAAATGAATCTGACGCAACGTGAGATATATGATTTGATGGTTTATCAAATAGGTGCACTCCAAGGGTTTTTAAAGGCAGCAGGCGTACCGCTCCACCATGTGAAGCCTCATGGGGCCCTGTACAATATGGCAGCTAACAACGAAGCAGCCGCCGAAGCGATCGCACGTGCAGTTGCTGCAGTGTCGCCTGAAGCGATTTTATATGGATTGTCTGGAAGTGCACTGATTCATGCAGGTGAATCGCAGGGGCTCTTAACTGCCAGTGAAGTATTCGCAGACCGCACTTACGAATCCGATTTATCGCTAACACCGAGAAATCAACGAGGCGCGGTCATTCAAGACTATAATTTAGTAATTACGCAAGTAATGAATATGGTGAATGATGGAACTGTCCGTACCGGTATACAGCAAGAGACGCCGATTTTAGCGGAGACAATCTGCATACATGGAGATCATGAACAATCATTGGCATTCGTTAAAAGAATGAGTAACGATCTAAAACTAAAAGGGATTTCGGTCACGAAAGCAGGGGATTTTATTCATCGGATGTACTAA